Sequence from the Lysobacter capsici genome:
ATCTCGTGCGGCGCCTGGCCGGTGGCGAACTCGCCGAGTTTGCGGCCGTCGTCCAGCGACAGACGCCAGACGGTGTCGGCGGCTTTGTTGCCGACCAAAATCTCGCCCGAAACCGCGGGCACCGAAGCGCAGAGCAACAAGCACAAGCACAGTGGGCGGAACATGCGCGCGACCGGTCTGACGATACGGAAGACCGACGCTACAACAAAGCCGCTGGCGCTTCATGTGCCGCGGTCTCGGCAACGAAAGTCGCTGGATTCCCGCGTTCGCGGGAATGACGGCTGGGGAGAACGAATCGGCGTGGGCAGGTACCGAAGCCGACAATCGAAAAGATTGCCGACATCTCACCCGACGTCATTCCCGCGAACGCGGGAATCCAGCGACTTCAAGCCTTAACCACAAGCAATCGCGTCCTTTGCACCTTTGAAACGCTTGCGTCCGTCAACTTACCTCTGGCGGCGTTGGATGCAACCAACCCGCCTCCCCATCCGCATAGCGCTCATGCTTCCAGATCGGCACCCGCCCCTTGGTTTCGTCGATGATGAAACGGCAGGCGGCGAACGCCGCATCGCGATGCGCCGCGCTGACGCCGACCCAGACCGCGAGTTCGCCTATCGCCAGATCGCCGACGCGATGCACGCAGCGCGCGTCGACGATGGCGAAGCGTTCGATCGCTTCGCTCAGGATGCGTTCGCCCTCGCTGTCGGCCAGGGCGGCATAGCTTTCGTAGCGCAGGCCGGCCACCGCGCGGCCGCCGTGGTGATCGCGCACCCAGCCTTCGAAACTGGCGTAGGCGCCGGCGTGGGCGCTGAGCAGTTGTTCGCGCAGCGGCGCGATCTCGAACGGCTGCGGCGACAGGGCGAATCGTTTCATCGCTCAGCCTCCCGACACCGGTGGAATGAAGGCGACTTCGCTGCCGGCGCGCGGCGCGTCGTCCCAGCGCGCGAACGCGCCGTCGACCGCGACCCGCAGGCGCTGCGCCGGCAGGGCGAAGCCGTGACGTTCGCGCAAGGTCTCGTACAGGCCGCGCAAGTCGGCGTTGTCGGCCTCGATCGATTCGCTGGCGACACCGGCGGCGTCGCGCAGGCTGGCGAAATACAGCACGG
This genomic interval carries:
- a CDS encoding molybdenum cofactor biosynthesis protein MoaE; amino-acid sequence: MKRFALSPQPFEIAPLREQLLSAHAGAYASFEGWVRDHHGGRAVAGLRYESYAALADSEGERILSEAIERFAIVDARCVHRVGDLAIGELAVWVGVSAAHRDAAFAACRFIIDETKGRVPIWKHERYADGEAGWLHPTPPEVS
- a CDS encoding MoaD/ThiS family protein, translating into MNRLTVLYFASLRDAAGVASESIEADNADLRGLYETLRERHGFALPAQRLRVAVDGAFARWDDAPRAGSEVAFIPPVSGG